The window TAGTCAAGTTTGTACAGGTGATAATATAGAGAAAGGTACTTCTCAATGGTGAGCTTGCTGACGCCATAGGCGGTTATTGGGTTGTTTTCGGAGGCTTCGGGAGTCGGAATGACTGATGGAACGCCATACACCGTTCCACCCGAAGATAAAAATACTATCTTCTTCACCCCGGAATTTACGCATGCATCTAACAGATTCAGCGTCGATACAACATTCGCCTGAAGATCAGCAACACGATTAATATTTGCACTTGCTGGCGTAGAAGCGTTAACCAGATGAATCACTGTATCGCAATCACCAATTGCGTTCGCAATCTGGTTGGCGTCGGCAAAATCACCCTCAATCCACTTGCATTTCTTGAATGCATCCTTATACATGGGATTTCGACCGAAGGCTTTGACATTGGGGTATTTCTCCCCAAGCTTTTCGCAAAGACGGGAACCAATAAATCCGCTGGCGCCTAAGACTATACAACGAGGATTGTTATGCATTACCGGGCCCTGCAAATTAGTTATCAATTTCAATTAACGCATTCTTGAGCTTTTCAGCTTCTAATTCCCAACTGGAAAAATTCGCAGTCTCCAGTCCCTCAGAGCGAATTGCAGCATGCGTCTCTGGGCGCTGTAACAGCTCACAAACTGCGTCAGCGAGACGTTCAGGTACTGCTTCAGTCAGGATGGAATTACGATCATTCAACAGCCACTCAGTGCAAGGAGCACGATTGCTGACAACAGGCACCCCACACGCCATCAACTCTAGCGGAAGGAGCGACAGATTCGTAAACGAGAGCACAAGAGCCACATCGCACTGGTTGTAGAGATCGGGTAGATCACTAACTTTCATGGTCCCGGCATTCACGTGAGCGAACGGTATTTTAAAGGACGAAACGTCCCAACCGGCAAATATAACCTCCACATCGGGAATTCGCTTGACTACTTCATTCAACGTAATCAACCCAAGCTCAAAGGCGCGCCGCGGAGTAGGAGGACGGGCATAGAAGAAGACCTTCTTCCCAGTTGTTCTTTTCGCCTCTTTGACTTTATACAAAGCACGATCATATGAAAAACCAATAGGATATGCATCAGCCCCATATTCCGCTCGAAGCTTGTTTGCCAGCCAATCTCCGGCAGTTATACAGTTGAATCCGAAAGAATATGTAGCTTCGGCCAGCGCAGACTCCGATCCGACAGCATAAAAATAGGGCTCAAAATCCTGAACAAAATAACATTTATGCTTGGCATTTTGAAAGTTGCGAACATAGTAAGCGGTCTGCCAGGATGTTGCCATCATGTAGTAAGAAGCCGGAACAGAAGCCAGACCATCATACACTTGAGCTTTTAATGGGAAAAACCAGTCAGAGATCTGTCTCTTTGCTTGTTTAATGTCGTATTCCGGGTGAGACCCGACGATTACAACCCGACACTCGTAGCCGAGCTTCTCTAGCAGGAACACAAAACGGAAAATATTGAGGTGCCCGCCTGATCCTTTGCCATAAGCAGGTACAACCCATGTAACCGTGTTTGCTTCAGCACTCCCTTCCACATAGGTCACACCTGAAGGTTGGTAGAGTGCAAAATCATAAAAACCAAGAACATCATTCTTTGTAAAAATCGCCGACTTGTTTGACTCGATGCTTTCAATCGTTTTCTTTACCAGGGGCAGCAGTCCGTGCGTACGATAATAGCTTATCGCTTGCTTGGCTTTGTTCTTCGCGACTGTAAAATTCATGGAAATCCCTACTGAGCAAATAACTTTTTATCGCGAGATATACGGCTGACAATTGCGGCGGGTATTCTGTCACCTCGTGCTCCCAAGTAATGTCCCAAAACCCGCATCACATTATCCACCAACGCGTGAAGGACGATTCCGGGGGAGCCTTTCAGTAATCCTGTTTTTTTGGCGAAGCTGATGTCTCTCCGACTCAGTGCGGCAACAGAACGGATCATGGACTTGAGATCTGGAGAAAGAACGTATCCGAAAAAACGCCGAAACGCATAGCTCTCATCGAAGCTGCGCTGGAAGCGCTCGAACAACGTGTAGTCATGAGAATGATAAACAGCGCCAGCTTCGGAGTACGCTTTGCGATACCCAGCCTCGATAATAAGCTTGGCCCATGCCTGATCCTCAGCAAAGTCAACATCCGGATAGGGTATGGACTCCCATACCGAGCGCCTGATCAACGCATTATTGTCCGAAAAAAAATGTAAAAACTGCCTGTATCCAACATCATTGGCATAACGACTTTCAT of the Pseudomonas sp. Seg1 genome contains:
- a CDS encoding NAD-dependent epimerase/dehydratase family protein; the protein is MHNNPRCIVLGASGFIGSRLCEKLGEKYPNVKAFGRNPMYKDAFKKCKWIEGDFADANQIANAIGDCDTVIHLVNASTPASANINRVADLQANVVSTLNLLDACVNSGVKKIVFLSSGGTVYGVPSVIPTPEASENNPITAYGVSKLTIEKYLSLYYHLYKLDYCVLRVANPYGPYQTNKKNQGVISAFFQHAIHDEPIDVWGDGGVVRDYVFIDDVVNAIELALSNSSPYKVFNIGSGAGISINEIISTLEHTVGKSIAVNYLPGRNMDIPVSILDINRAKTHLGWSPQVAWQDGILETYNWIKSSGL
- a CDS encoding glycosyltransferase family 4 protein, translated to MNFTVAKNKAKQAISYYRTHGLLPLVKKTIESIESNKSAIFTKNDVLGFYDFALYQPSGVTYVEGSAEANTVTWVVPAYGKGSGGHLNIFRFVFLLEKLGYECRVVIVGSHPEYDIKQAKRQISDWFFPLKAQVYDGLASVPASYYMMATSWQTAYYVRNFQNAKHKCYFVQDFEPYFYAVGSESALAEATYSFGFNCITAGDWLANKLRAEYGADAYPIGFSYDRALYKVKEAKRTTGKKVFFYARPPTPRRAFELGLITLNEVVKRIPDVEVIFAGWDVSSFKIPFAHVNAGTMKVSDLPDLYNQCDVALVLSFTNLSLLPLELMACGVPVVSNRAPCTEWLLNDRNSILTEAVPERLADAVCELLQRPETHAAIRSEGLETANFSSWELEAEKLKNALIEIDN
- a CDS encoding glycosyltransferase family A protein produces the protein MNTIKASVIIPTKNPGMIFQDVLSAVVAQKTDWPFEIIVIDSGSKDGTVEFVRSFPQASLIEIPSIEFGHGRTRNLAISKSRGEFVAVITHDAKPVNHDWLANLVSCAESDERIAGVFGRHIAYPNASIFTKRELELHFGGFDSFPIVHMEDESRYANDVGYRQFLHFFSDNNALIRRSVWESIPYPDVDFAEDQAWAKLIIEAGYRKAYSEAGAVYHSHDYTLFERFQRSFDESYAFRRFFGYVLSPDLKSMIRSVAALSRRDISFAKKTGLLKGSPGIVLHALVDNVMRVLGHYLGARGDRIPAAIVSRISRDKKLFAQ